caaattcaggattctggataagtaaaaatgaaatagttctatttatcctaGGGATACACCGAAATAAAAAttctccaattttggtgtgttaaccacacttttattaaaaataagtaacacaccacaattgggcaaaaaaattcaacaatatgacttggcatgataggagtgcgattgcaaagttttttttattagtgggACCTAATTTGTGAAAGAAATCTCAATTAAAAttgcaaagattttttttttaatgtgtattgCTATTTACTTATTATTCATAATGACTGTGAAGTGGTAGAAGTAGTAGAAAACCTCAtctgtcttaaaaaaaatgatataaaatggaAATGGGGAATCATGCTTGAACAAATATAagctaaaaatggcaaaataaaagCTCTGGACACGAGGAAGGGGTGAAACCATGAAGGGGGTACTCTATAAatccattttctgctgtttctacaaACATTATTTTGACTTTTAGAGCAGTACAACAATGTGATGGACTCGTACACAACAAACATTATCCTAGAGCTCATAGGAGAGGCATGGAGGGGTGCTAAGAAATGACTCCTAAGCAGGGACACTCGGTAAAAATAGaggtaaaaataaagaagaCCCTGTTTAAAGTCAGAAATAACGCcgtcagttaaaaaaaatattgccgcTTGGTCGTGTATATATGGCTGTTTACACgcagtttatttttgtatataatgtgtgaAATTGCTGACGAGTTGCTgtcttttccttccttccttgttTCCAGGAGCTtcggaacttttttttttctgccgttGCCGGAACGTTCATTTCCTTTAGTAGAACGCATGGGAAAGGTTTTCACGCGCACAGGTACTTCTTCCGGTTTGTGCGTTTGGCAAGATGGAGACTATCCTGGAGCAGCAGCGGCGGTATCATGAGGAAAAAGAGCGGCTCATGGATGTTATGACCAAAGAAATGATGGGAAAGAAAGCCACGGTGAGCTGGGCTGGTAGTGTGCGGCGGACGAGGAGGTCGGGATGAGGCCTGGCGGCTGGGGTTATATCACAGGCGGCAAGAAGGCGGGGAACGGACTGGAGTGGCGTGTAGCAATGGGAGATGCAGGATTAGTTTATAAAGTCAGAGGAGGATTTATATTGTCCTCAGAGGCATATGTTTGATATAGACCTGTTAATATCATGACGTGATGATGAAGTTCTTGGAGTGGTTGGCACCATTGAGTGCATGCTCATTGTGCTGCTTGACCATATTTTACACGTTGcgttttttaatatgcatgcagTTGAAGtgcaggtgtgtatatatgtgctgTGCTCATGCTCAATTTCACCCTACAAGTCTGCAGCTAAAGCACTAAAGGAACCCCGCAGGTGTGACCTGTGGAACCCAGATCACTTATTTTTACTAGCTCAGACataatactgtgtgtgtgtgtgtgtatatatatatatatatatatatatatatgtgtgtaatgtgtatatatatatataataaaaccttGCTGTATTGTCTTCAAGAAATGTTTTGATCAGCTGAAAATTGATTATGGTATGGGTTTAAAGTTTGTGATAGGCCCTAAAGCCCACCTGAAAGTGTGTTTCTGTTTGGCATTTTCATATATGGTATTTTCaccaatatataaaacaaaaaagtctaCACTCTTTCTCTACTGGTCACCACTCTATAGAAGTAATCTTTGCCCTGCCTGCATGCTTTATATATCTGGGCATTTTAAGAGGCGATGCATGTCCTAGCatccaaaaacattttatgggatatgttggagtgttttttttaaaggtcatACCTATTATTGGGACATCACGTGGTCACGTAAGCTTTTGATTCTTAAGCTTTTTTCTTTCAGGATTATGGTTAGTATTGTGTTTGTGATATGCTAACATATTGATCgattctattttatatattgctgtCCTTGAGGGATGAGGTCCTACTGCCATGTATATATTTCTCCTTTTCATTGTAAATGTTAGTCTTTTACCCCATAGAGGAAAGTTATGCGTCTTTATTCCTtagtgcaggggcgtccaacctacGGCCCTCCagcagctgcaggactacatctcccatcctcctcagccagcattttagctgaaagagcattatgggagatgtagtcctgcagagAAACTGGAGGACCGCAGGTTGGATGCCCTTGCTTTAGTGTATTATGTGTTCTTTGTATGGCTTGGATGTGTAATATTTGTTTCCTAAcatttgtttcttgttttaGTTAAGGGAGCAGATAAACTCTGATCACAGGGCAAGAACAATGCAAGATGTaagttccatttttttatttatttcatgtgttttaaaccaattaaaaaacatattaatgcttATATTTTCTTTCAGCGATACATGGATGTAAGCGCAAATCTAAGGGATTTATATGAAGATAAAGATGGGTAAGaatgttttgtaaaatatatatgcaaGATTGTTCTTTGCCatggctatatattttttattattacatagagCACCGACAGATTCTCTAGTGCTGTGCACTGAGTTATACAGACGGCAACCAATTTAAGCAGATGGGGGCAATGGTTACTGGACTCTGCAATCGTAGAAACAGAGTTTAaaagcagataagaacaattcgGCCCACCTGGTCTGCCTCTTGTTATGTTTAAagacttaatcagtccttgatcttgtcttagattctggatagctttatgcctacagTCAACTGATAATGTTCCTAGTGTGTATTTGTTCAAAATAGTATGTTGAGTATGTTTAGGACATAGGGGGCAGCCAGGATTTTGATAACTCAAGTTCGGTAgtccataaaaacaaatatgtggCTCGGCAGCACCATTTCTAGAATGCCTGGCTCCTAGGatgtattcagatttggggTCCTTAAAGCAAATCTTTCTCTTCCCAAATCCGACTTCTGCCAGTATTTTCTACAAGTAAACCTATGTGGTTTGAATTAAGCAATTTATCTGTACCCACTTATGTATAAATGATGGGAGAGGCCACCTAAATTTCTCAGATACCGCTTGATTTATTCTtccttattaaaaatgtttaatttttttttgttcccataGATTGCGTAAAGAAGAGCTGAATGCAATTTCAGGACCAAATGAATTTGGTGAATTCTACAACAGGTTGAAACTGATTAAAGAATTTCACAGAAAACATCCAAACGAGGTGAGTTAGCAaggcaatttttttattattgaaatatatgGCTAAAAGCCCTACTTGCTGTGTTGCCAGAATCATTGTACATCTTTCCTTGTTTCCAAAGATCTGCGTGCCCATGTCTGTTGAATTTGACGAGCTTCTAAAGTCCAAAGAAAACCCAAGCGAGGAGGCGCAAAGTAAGTCTgcatcaaaaaaacaaatgccacCCATTGCACATTAACTTTCCCATAGCTATTGGTGTGTAAATGATAGAATGCTTTGATGACCCTTTAAACCTGCAGTGATATGCCATCAGACTATAGAGGAATATTTTACTTGCGTATGCTATGCCTTTCAGTCAGTACTTGTACATAGCCACTGTGCTTTTCTGTAATGGAAAACATTTCTATAAGGCACATGAGTGTGCAACCATCTGGGGTATGTAGGACAATCTCTGAGAACATTAAAACCTATAGGTGTCATCCTAACCAGGCTTATTTCAGGACTATATTACTTGGTgttgtaattattgttttttaaaaccttATACTCCTGTGCCACAGATTTAGTGGAGTTCACGGATGAAGAGGGTTATGGACGTTATTTGGATCTACATGATTGTTACCTGAAGTACATTAATCTCAAATCATCAGAGGTAAACTATAATGGAGCAGAAACGTGTGTTAAGCATTGATTAGTTTATATGTTGTGTTTATACGAAACATTATTCCAGTGAACTAAAATGGTACAATATGTATGCCAGCGAATAAAATTAGTAACCTCTGCGATAGATTACTTTTTTACAGTTAGTTTTCCATAAGGATTGCTCTTAACTCACAGCTCCCACGGAAGAATCAGAAACCCCCCTTAGATGTATTTGTTCCTTTGCCTGCCCCTAGCTGCTATTTgtgcacccaaacacacatacaatataaaCTTACTGCTAGTCTTCTCCAGTGCTGGCACTCTGAACATCCAAACTCTGAAAGCACTCCCCTCGAACTGCatgctttcctgccaccgactggctgcttcaagtgcataataaatgcattttttttttaaatgagcaatACACGTGATTGTTGCTGTTAGTGGATGTCCTAGTATATTTTAACTCCTGCCAGGTCcatgaattattttatattagtcaaatgtttgtttttcagaaaattGACTACATCACGTATTTGTCATCGTTTGACCAACTTTTTGACATTCcgaaagagaggaaaaatgcAGAATACAAACGGTAGGTATTTGAAACCAGACTATTTTATTGCAGTATGTAGACATGACAGTTTAATTAAAACAAGCCGATCGTTTTAAAACAGGGCCCTTTGAAATATATGGCTGGAGCTAGAGGGTTGATTTGTAATTGTATGCTTTGACATTCTATCTCCTCTTGAAATGCTAATCTAGGTTGAAATTTTAAAATGCAGCTTCTCTTGTGTTTATAACACAATATCCTTTGAATTTGGTTTGCTTATTATCTTTTAAGAATTCTTGTAATGGAACTTTTTGAAACATTCTGTTACTGGAAGGTAAAGGCATGCTTAAGGCAGTTCTAGTGTCTGGTTTGACCTCCATTACCTACTGCCAAACCAGATGAATTAATGTCTTCCTTATTATACCGTAAAGTGGCAAGGATATTTGCcgctaaataaaattaaaaaaaaaatacggatGCATGCCTCATTGACTAATGCAAGTCTCTAAAACCTTGTAACGGTAACTAATAACCATTTAGGGTTGACCATTTTTGCTCATGCAATGATATAAACAAACATTCTTGAAGTAAATTTGACATCAATAATTGGGTTTTACATCGTTTGAGAATAAGATGGACGTTTCACctataaccattttttttttggcttctccTGTAGGTACTTAGAGGTGCTTCTAGAATATCTTCAAGATTACACTGATCGAGTGAAGCCACTGTTGGATCAGAATGAGCTGTTTGGCAAGATACAGATAGATTTTGAGAAAAAGTGGGACGCTGGGGCATTCCCAGGCTGGCCGGTAAGTAAGGGAGCAGGCCGTACATTTGACTCTGCATGTGTTTTTGAGCGAACCCTTCCTGACATTGGTATTGCTTTGGGTCTAATTGAACTGATAAATCTAGTAGCggtcatttttaatatatggcTGCTTCACAATTCACCTCATGCAACAATTCTTGAGGATTTTCTGCAATAACAAGTAATCGTTGCTGAtgtaagctgtttttttttttctgtcattttCAGAAAGAGACTAGCAGTGCTCTCACTCACTCTGGAGCTCATCTAGACCTCTCTGCCTTTTCCTCTTGGGAGGTAAGTAGCATTTACAAATTCATCTCCAACTATTCTAGAGGTGTTGTGTAAATTTGTGGAACCTTCTACCCAGATAagtcataaatacattatatataatattgcttTCTGTTGTTGAGTAGCACCCAACAAATAATGTTAGCTACTGGCATAATCATGGAGAGATGTAACTTTCCTGCTGACTATTTTGATTAGATTTGTTAGATTGTTCTCTGTCTTGCTGTCCTTgtgaagtaaaaaaacaaactttttttcattaatcGTAGGAGTTGGCCTCTCTTGGATTAGACAGATTAAAGTCTGCTTTGTTGGCTTTGGGTTTAAAATGTGGAGGGTAAGTAGACTGTTCTGGTGTCTGTCCCGATCACATATGTTTGTCTTTGAATTATGAGATCCATCTACATCTACATTTTGAGCAGTTATGTTTACGCTTTAGGCTAAAACTTATCTACTTCAGTAAAATGTTCTATAGCTgttctagaaatatatatatatataatagagtgGACAAAATGTCAAAATCTTATTTTGCAAGAGCAGAAATGAGCATTATAATTAAGTAGAGGAAACATCACTCATTACGTGCAAACATACAAAGAGTTTGACGACAGGTAGAGACCATTcaccccatctagtctgtctggTTTAGAGAGACAGATCTTAGtcagtcttgtcttagattcggggATAGCTTTAGGCCTCATGCCTAAATTGCTTTTCTCTGAGCTTCTACCATTTCTGATGGAAGACTGTTACAtttatcaccctctcagtaacataaaacattttcacattacATATAGACATCTTACACTCCAGTTTTAAACAATAGTCTCTTCTAACATTTTTAtgcccctcctgtactttgttaaaatcACTTTTCTGTATTTGAATGTTTGTCACACCTCCCCCTCTATCCATTCATCCAAGATGTACGTATTAAAATTCCTTAGTCTTTCCCAATAAatatttatcctgcaaaccattttaTTAGCCATGTTCTGAATGCTTTCCAATATgttaatatccttctggagatgaggGTCTCAATAACTGTACACAATGCTCAaggtggcagaaccacctcttcctgctactaatatCTCTAGCAATATAAttcagcaccctgcttgcttacccttaagtcctcagaaataattacttccGAGTCTCCCTCTTCTGTTGTCATGGAGAGAAcagtcccaagtgcattattttacatttatcgtTATTTTAAACTGCAGCCGACGCGCTCTCAACCTTTTCTAATCAACTTAAATCTTCCACCAGGAAGGTCTACCTTGTTTGTAGACCTTTTGTATCATTGCAAAAAAAGGCATACTTTACCATTCTGTAATAtcactaaaaatattaaaatgcacaGGTCTCAATACTGATCCCTCGCTTACCCCACTTGACAAGACTTTTCTCTTTTAGTCTCCGGTCACTGATCCTTTCATGAGAGACAGTGTCATGTGCCTCACTGAAATGCAGATGGGTTATATGTACTGCTCCTCCCTGGCCTATTATTTTAGTTCCACAGacacaaaattaatttaattctcCCGGTTTCTGATCTTGCACGCCATTTACATCCAGATATTTAACTATCGTTCTTTTAGCGTTGTTTTCACTTACTCCCCGACAACTGGCGTACTACAATTGCCAACTTCCAATTTTCTGGAACTTCTCCTGCCAGGCTACATGGATATGTCTGTAGAGCATCTTTCTCTGCAAACACACATGCTTCGCGTCTCCCTGTTTCTCCTTTCTGAGGTCCCTTCTCTTCACCTTCCTCTGTAAAAACTAAACGGAGGTATTCAGGCAATCGGCTAGATCTTTATCCTCATTTACATAACTCTCCATTTGCCTTTCATTTTTCCTTGTTTCCCCTTTTCTGCTTTgacttgtatttaaaaaaaaacaaaaaaaaaacaacctggcATTTTTTCTCTGTGTGCTTTGGCGCATCCAACAATGTGTTGTGCCTCCTTaagctttgttttatatttgccCTCTTAGTCCTTAGGCGTTACCTTCTCTAATATTTTTGCCGGATCTGCGGCATGCAACAGGGGATTAATTTTTCTTACTTGCAAGTCAAGTCTTTAGAAGAACATCTCTTATATCTAAGGGATATGTGTCAAAAATGTCCTATTTTTAGGAGCGCTTTTATGGAAAttcacgtttttttttaaacacatggaCTGTCTGATTCCCTTCCTCTTTTATTATAGAACCCTAGAAGAGAGAGCACAGAGGCTTTTTAGCACTAAAGGCAAATCTTTGGAATCCCTGGAGACCTCTTTGTTTGCAAAGAATCCCAAAGCAAAAGGCACAAGAAGGTAAGAGATTCACAATTCTGTTCATGATGTGTATGTGCCAGACATTTAATTTTCTGTGCTTCCAATTTTAATTCAATTGTTTCTTAAAACAATGTTCAGTCCTGGTTTTAATTTCTGTCCTTTGGTCGCTGTACATCATTGCTGTCAGGCCAACTTAGATGCTGTCATAGGATAGCTGTCGCATTTTAGAGTAActgaattaattaaaacatatttatatttattttgtttatatatcttTTGACAATCCAAGTAATTGGTTTGGGGGTATCATCCAGCATAATCTGATCAATTTCCTTTCTGGAAGTTGTCTCCTTTCTCCTGACCAACGTTTACAAACGCTCTCGGTAATGCACAGTAATTATGAATTTACCATTGGAAGACATGGCTTAATGGGGAAGAATGAGATCATGGTATGCGCAaaggatgtttttattttatatatatctgtaaacACAGTTTGTTGTTGTACAGAGCGGTAAATGGTAGAATTTGTCAGATCTCCTTTAATATTAGATGAGGCAAATGAATAATGTTGTGTGTCACCCACGTTTTATTCTGCAGAGATACAGAGAAGAACAAGGACATTGCGTTTCTTGAAGCTCAGATATATGAATATGTTGAAACTCTAGGGGTAAGTTTAGAATGTTGCTAAACTTATGTTTTAAATAGGGACTGCAAGTGCAAAGGTTTATTTCGTAGCCGGAGTGAAGTATGAGGTGGTAACCTGGTGTATTGCTCCTGCAAAATGAGGTTTGTAATTCAGTTAGACAAATTTCTTAAAAGCCTCCCCACAGATGGTTTAGATCTACACATAGCCAGCGCAAACCTTCTTGCTTCAGTAAGTTATCActattggcccttcataatgcattagGAAATCTGTCAGTCGAACCTTCAGGTCTCCTACAAGCTCCCACTTTAGGGAATAAATCCTCTTCGTTTCTTATTAAGCCGAGAGACCCCTGTAGCCAATGTTGGCAAAACATTCAATGATTTTCCTGCCTGTTGGCAGAAAGTCTTCTCTGCTTCAGAGGTACTATAGCTCTGAATCAACGTGAGAATATTTGTCCCTTTTTAAATTTAGGTTGTGATTCATTTGTTGCTGTTAACCATATTAGCTTAATAGTTTTGCCACCTTTACTTATAAACCAAGTGTAACATAATTACTCTGCTTGAGGTGGTAGACTTTGTAATTGAGTTTGATTAACTGTAGTTGCTGGTCCCCTTTGGACTCCAGCTATGCCTTTTTTGTGCGTTAGAGTGTGTGGTGTTATCTTGGTTTGTCCTGGTTGCAGGAACAAAGGCACCTGACCCATGAAAATGTGCAGCGCAAGCAGGCCCGAACCGGGGAGGAgcgagaagaggaggaggaagaacaGATTAGCGAAAGCGAGAGCGACGATGAAGAGAATGAAATCATTTACAATCCCAAGAACCTTCCTCTTGGTTGGGATGGCAAGGTGAGCATGAACCTACAGCTGCTGCAAGTATGATAAAATGTGGACTGTAAACTGTGCTTTCATATTCAGGTTTCaataagaacatttttattacaaaggaTTTCTTGCATGTAACTTGTATTTGTGGAAATGTCTGCATTGTTTATATTCCCACATGAGATTCTTCAGCACCATTAAAAGTGCCACGCTTTCTTTTACAGCCCATACCTTACTGGTTATACAAGCTGCATGGCCTGAACATCAACTATAACTGTGAAATTTGTGGAAATTACACGTACAGAGGGCCCAAGGCTTTCCAGCGTCACTTTGCGGTGAGCTTCTGCTACCATCTACTCAGCTGCAATGGTCTCCTCCTGCTCTGTTGGTGTCACGTGCTGTTGTTTATCAGAGCTGGACTTCTTCAGTCCTTGACCGCATTTCATGGCCTCTCTACAATAACATCTTTTTCTTGTTGTCTTTTTGTCTGTCTATTAAAATTAACATTGTTGGAGTTGGCAACTAGGCATTGTATGGCCCCATTTACTTGATGCTGtattttaacctcttcagtcccaggggtttttggtacctcaaagcacagagcaattttgccatttttgcagtaTGACTGTTCAGCCATTATTCTCCTTTCTTGCAAATAGTGTaaccatgtaaactatatattgttttttcaaggagggATAGTGCTTTcctttgataccatagttagataattagctgaaaatgtagtacgagaaattttgtaaaaactagtgaaaattagaaaaaaaaacctccactttttatatattttcctactGTATCCTCACACAATTAGGCAAattgatggaaaatcccctccaagtttatcaattcaggtgtcctgatttaaaACTAAGTTTTCCGGCATTggcgccggaagctgttacatgcgatcaggcagcagaaagacagcgatgctggcttctgctgaaaGGGGgggtccaggctgtcaaacgataggggactgaaggggttaatagaatgAGTGTCTGTCTTCCTAGTGACTGTTTTCCTAACTGAGAGGGTCAAACAATTGTTGTACAGAAGTAATTGATCTAATCTCTCTCCATCCCCAGGAATGGCGCCATGCTCATGGTATGAGGTGTCTTGGGATTCCCAACACTGCCCACTTTGCCAATGTAACACAGATCGAGGACGCTGTTTCTTGTAAGTTAACATCCATGTATAATAGAGTATTTGCCTTCTGTCAAGCT
This sequence is a window from Spea bombifrons isolate aSpeBom1 chromosome 2, aSpeBom1.2.pri, whole genome shotgun sequence. Protein-coding genes within it:
- the SF3A3 gene encoding splicing factor 3A subunit 3, encoding METILEQQRRYHEEKERLMDVMTKEMMGKKATLREQINSDHRARTMQDRYMDVSANLRDLYEDKDGLRKEELNAISGPNEFGEFYNRLKLIKEFHRKHPNEICVPMSVEFDELLKSKENPSEEAQNLVEFTDEEGYGRYLDLHDCYLKYINLKSSEKIDYITYLSSFDQLFDIPKERKNAEYKRYLEVLLEYLQDYTDRVKPLLDQNELFGKIQIDFEKKWDAGAFPGWPKETSSALTHSGAHLDLSAFSSWEELASLGLDRLKSALLALGLKCGGTLEERAQRLFSTKGKSLESLETSLFAKNPKAKGTRRDTEKNKDIAFLEAQIYEYVETLGEQRHLTHENVQRKQARTGEEREEEEEEQISESESDDEENEIIYNPKNLPLGWDGKPIPYWLYKLHGLNINYNCEICGNYTYRGPKAFQRHFAEWRHAHGMRCLGIPNTAHFANVTQIEDAVSLWSKLKLQKSTERWQPDTEEEYEDSSGNVVNKKTYEDLKRQGLL